One Scyliorhinus canicula chromosome 9, sScyCan1.1, whole genome shotgun sequence DNA segment encodes these proteins:
- the akip1 gene encoding A-kinase-interacting protein 1, with product MEPGGCQLQSALRRSSQLGREVLERAQKRRVHWSMDGLTCGERETEKSPIEEDEGKAEWTDINDAFASVLQCMAHATRQCKHYYKSVPLCERDKLEENHIRRYHKGLSTTRTTAKYIDKLHIQVAPGSYAVTAKSRASEREQTRVIHLGPDQTIDLTFNV from the exons ATGGAACCTGGCGGCTGCCAGCTTCAGAGTGCTCTGAGGCGCTCATCACAACTTGGGCGTGAAGTGCTGGAACGTGCTCAGAAGAGGAGAGTGCATTGGTCCATGGATGGTCTGACATGTGGAGAAAGGGAAACAGAAAAATCTCCCATTGAGGAAGATGAG GGTAAAGCAGAGTGGACTGACATCAATGATGCTTTTGCTTCGGTTCTGCAATGTATGGCTCATGCAACCAGGCAGTGTAAG CATTACTACAAGAGTGTGCCGCTGTGCGAAAGAGACAAACTGGAGGAAAACCATATTCGACGATATCACAAGGGTCTTTCAACCACCAGAACTACT GCTAAATACATTGACAAGCTTCACATTCAAGTGGCACCTGGTTCTTACGCCGTGACAGCAAAATCCAGAGCAtctgagagagagcagacacgTGTGATACATTTGGGTCCAGATCAGACCATCGATCTTACCTTTAATGTCTGA
- the c9h11orf16 gene encoding uncharacterized protein C11orf16 homolog: MPVVYPILQFRGFPTLFGCIRDTNVTFVIDTSENMQAHLNTVKYHLVEALLAMAYSTNYSRFNIVEFSNKITKWCDRLVTCSPQTVYSAIQWIQSLTCTLGGNLLGALTAAFHDPVCQAIYLVTNSLPDNELKDIFSAISYISHGRPVHTLYLSGKWIDSESREFLQRIGGLTQGSAHLIRLNTFGDIQQVIPVYPADLSTSGPLYSDLKYCTVKRGLDMNPYTGSDPDALHMHSLSVYNPQVTACICKYGAPWEGPLGSSQLISGASVLARRESDGFYYRGTIKQEVEERKRLFLIEFDKSTEDPSEKWQVSLQKIALHDIILYNEAMRHSVVPGDKVLAPWESDQTRYGPGTVIFGIETRDPRQVMEDEELSVNFWNGKTVKVSKNKAMWIPRALYERVQQELLTPLSSRQQLQYEELSPCQDVCPRRPQAVPVHLCHFEPTYIHPGYPGFPGLDPYNDYWHGFYRGFHGLPAHPVCHCFPEVISPVGWWTATPRSTSPMGFDKGELDRKVTSQLQELDVRKKRLSGENLLPSSSSTSLSEDSDSSSEPNASKPILEDRAVNTDIKLFEKPGTTVKDRREWKYWSRSNQEPHRKKPGTSSSSPLRSFSNQLVSSTALQHLGHTNQSAMFENVNRPHPQNRVTMKEVLTHQKHDITSSTKAEAPPIQERLGENQLSHDRQHQEAMQRSRKKKLQRRQWEKDREQQSEDKYQRVHEQRREKVMQHLENHFKQVAECERKLEETDRVKQQLQQKTQNRMQSIAWEDKEREARRLAYHQQLTARMNSKEAEKVKAEEIKEIQLQEARRKRVEQHNKIVAERFYEAEKLTEERDTGRRKHQIKRVSSF, translated from the exons TGATCGTCTAGTAACATGCTCACCCCAGACTGTCTACAGTGCAATACAGTGGATTCAGTCTCTTACCTGTACCTTGGGCGGGAATCTGCTTGGAGCATTAACAGCTGCATTCCATGATCCAGTATGTCAGGCTATCTACCTGGTGACAAACAGTCTACCTGACAATGAATTAAAGGATATTTTTTCCGCAATATCTTATATATCCCACGGTCGCCCAGTACACACTCTCTACTTGTCCGGTAAATGGATAGACAGTGAAAGTCGCGAGTTTCTGCAGAGAATTGGTGGACTTACCCAAGGCAGTGCTCACCTCATTAGGCTCAACACCTTTGGAGATATCCAACAG GTAATTCCTGTATATCCTGCAGACCTCTCAACCTCTGGCCCTTTGTATTCTGATCTGAAATACTGCACGGTAAAAAGAGGACTGGATATGAACCCTTACACAGGCTCTGACCCAGATGCTTTACACATGCATTCGCTCAGTGTGTACAATCCACAGGTTACTGCTTG TATCTGCAAATATGGTGCGCCATGGGAAGGACCTCTTGGATCAAGTCAATTGATTTCTGGAGCCTCTGTCCTTGCAAGACGAGAGTCCGATGGATTCTATTACCGTGGCACAATCAAGCAAGAGGTGGAG GAAAGGAAAAGATTATTCCTGATTGAGTTTGACAAATCTACGGAGGATCCAAGTGAGAAGTGGCAAGTTTCTTTACAGAAGATTGCATTGCATGATATAATTCTGTACAATGAGGCCATGAGGCATTCTGTGGTCCCGGGTGATAAAGTATTAGCACCTTGGGAATCAGATCAGACCAGGTATGGTCCTGGAACAGTGATATTTGGCATTGAGACCAGAGATCCTCGTCAAG TGATGGAAGATGAAGAGCTCTCTGTTAACTTCTGGAATGGAAAAACAGTCAAAGTTTCCAAAAACAAGGCTATGTGGATTCCACGCGCTTTGTACGAAAGGGTGCAACAGGAACTGCTTACTCCTCTATCATCCAGACAGCAATTACAGTATGAAGAATTGAGTCCCTGCCAAGATGTGTGTCCACGTAGGCCTCAGGCTGTACCAGTTCACCTATGCCACTTTGAACCAACATACATACATCCTGGGTATCCAGGTTTCCCTGGCCTGGACCCATATAATGATTACTGGCATGGATTCTATCGTGGCTTCCACGGTTTGCCAGCTCATCCCGTGTGTCATTGTTTTCCAGAAGTGATTTCTCCTGTTGGATGGTGGACAGCGACTCCTAGATCCACCAGCCCAATGGGATTTGACAAAGGGGAATTGGACAGGAAagttacttcacagcttcaggaatTAGACGTCCGAAAAAAAAGACTTTCTGGCGAAAAcctacttccttcatcttcttccACTTCGCTATCGGAAGATTCTGACAGTAGCTCCGAGCCGAATGCCAGCAAGCCTATTTTAGAAGACAGGGCGGTCAATACAGATATTAAGCTGTTTGAGAAGCCAGGGACTACAGTAAAGGACAGGCGAGAATGGAAGTATTGGAGTCGAAGCAACCAAGAGCCACATCGAAAGAAACCGG GAACATCTTCTTCAAGTCCCTTGAGGAGTTTTTCTAACCAGTTAGTCTCTTCCACGGcgctgcagcacctcggacacaCAAATCAGAGTGCAATGTTTGAAAATGTCAATCGTCCACATCCTCAGAACAGAGTGACAATGAAAGAGGTTTTGACACATCAGAAACATGACATTACATCATCGACCAAG GCCGAGGCCCCACCAATTCAGGAGCGTCTCGGAGAAAATCAGTTATCACATGACCGCCAACATCAAGAAGCTATGCAAAGATCGAGAAAGAAAAAACTGCAACGGCGTCAGtgggagaaagacagagagcaGCAAAGTGAAGACAAGTATCAACGTGTCCATGAACAGCGCAG GGAGAAAGTAATGCAGCACCTGGAGAATCATTTCAAACAGGTAGCAGAATGTGAGCGCAAGCTGGAGGAAACAGACAGAGTCAAACAGCAATTGCAGCAGAAGACTCAAAACAGGATGCAGTCTATCGCCTGGGAGGACAAGGAGCGGGAGGCCCGCAGATTGGCATACCACCAGCAGTTGACCGCAAGGATGAATTCAAAAGAGGCGGAGAAAGTGAAAGCAGAAGAGATTAAAGAAATCCAGCTGCAG GAAGCCAGAAGGAAGCGAGTGGAACAACACAATAAAATTGTGGCAGAAAGGTTCTATGAAGCAGAGAAGTTGACTGAAGAACGAGACACAGGAAGAAGAAAACATCAAATAAAACGGGTTTCATCATTTTAG